The Branchiostoma lanceolatum isolate klBraLanc5 chromosome 1, klBraLanc5.hap2, whole genome shotgun sequence genomic sequence ATGTCTATGACTACTACAGTAACACGACGATGGCATCGTGGTTTTGGGACAACGTTGGGATCAAAATCGTCCACTGCAAGCAGCCTACAATCGACACTATTGTGCCTGGAGAAACAGCGTCTGTTGCGTGCCAAGCGAAGGACATGGTTGGAAATCCTTCAGTCTACTGTAACATCACATTCTTCTGCCAGAGGCAAGGTAATGATGCACTTTTAACTTTATACCAACATAGGTTTGATATTGATTATAAAGGACCAAAGATACAGTCAAGTTAGGTATGTATCAACCACGGCCTATACATGTGTAATTAAATATATCTTTCTTTTCACTATTAGACATCCAGTCGAGGGAATTTCATCCGACGTTAAGCTGTCTGATTGAATGTGCATGTCTTCTAGAAAGAGACCTTACAATTAGAAAGATCTGGAAATTTATTTTACAGTTAAGATAAAATCAATCcaattttattttgttctaTGATCAtattactataattatgttatgaattgttaaatttatgttatgttttgttaattTAGGTGGGGGGAATACCTTGTAATTTGTATAAGCCATCACGGCTTTTTCCTTCCCCCAGCACGTGTATTTGTTGTTCtattatgtactacaaactgattttaatatgtgcaaataaataaaccaaaAATCAAATCATGCATGTGCAGTTTGCCCACCGTTGACGCCACCGGAGTTCGGAGCAATTGTCTGTCACGAAGATCATCAGGCGCGAAGATGTGCTCTCTTCTGTACGGAGGGGAAGTTTCACACAAGGCGTCTTCAGGACATCTTCAAATGTGAACTGAACAGCCCTTCCCCCAGATGGACTGGAGCAAATGTGGACCATGTCAGCTGCAGCGGTTAGTTAGGCCTATATTATTACTCATTCAGCCTTCTGAAACTCTTAGTTCATATTGAACAGGGCAGTTCACGAAGATATTGATATAATTCTTTCGGACTATGGAGAGATGTGCCATTGGCCTTTCGTCTATTCCGTACCTATTCCCTTCGCTGGGGATGTCTAATCGACAACTCTATTGTAGTCCGTACTTTCATAATAGAATCAAGACCGAGACTCATGCACTCAAAATGGCTGATCGATGAGGAGTCATGCAGAAGACAGGCAGAGATGGACAAGACAATACCCAGAGGACATACACGGATTTGGACTGCCAGTTatacacatgtagtttgtaGACATTACGCAGCCAACTATGTTTCTGTATCAGTGATATCCTATTTTCACATATAATTCGTAGACAGGGGAAGACACAAGCAAGCCTTCACTGTCAACACGACCTGTGCTCCAGATGACGAGAACTTCTACAGGGAAGTGAAGGAAACGTTGCGGGACGCAAATGACGGGCATCACTTATGTTACAACGTGTCTGACGGCGATTGTGACATTACAGTGTCCTGTGCAAATGACTTCGGGCAAGGTAGAAAGAACCTAAATATTATGACATCTCAAGTCTTAAATACTTCTAATCATGATGCAAAACGAAACAGTTGAAATAGAATCaaggaaaaatgaaataaagaaaacttgGCCAACTTCTTATTGTCAAGTTCTTAGTGCAGACGATGTGTGGTTGACTATACTACCCTCCTCCATAATGGCAAATTATAATGTTGTGTTATTGCTTTCGAAAATCCAGTGACGACTACAGCTGCAGCGATGACAACAAACACGACTTCACATTCAACGATCGACCAGACAACCAGTCCTAGTACAACTAAGGAACCCACCACCACTGGCCCACCACCCTTCACCAATATTACTACTGTAACTTCAGCCACAGCTCCAAATACAACCACCACATCCTCTCATGAAAACAACTTACGGATAACTCCAATAACAACATCTGCTTCTAAATCTCCTCTCATTTCAGCCTCTAACACAGTAACTACAGTAACTTCatccatttctgcatttaccacTATCaccaccacaacaacaacagctacTCATTCTCGAAGCGCGAAGGCCACGAATATGCAACTTTTTCTAACATCAACCTTTCTTCCGCCACGAGTTTCCACCATACCTACAGCCACCACCACGACCACCCTTTACTCTCAAACCGCTGTAACGACAGCGAAGACTAAACTTCCAACCGGCGCCATTACAACTGAATCTCCATCGAGCACCCTCGTTCCACAACTGAGACCAACCGCCACACCAGTGCCTTCCTCTCAGACTACCAGACCTACTGTATCTCTCACTACCTTAAGCACTAATAAACTTCAAGGTGCCAGCTCCCCATCGACCATTATTCCACATTCTTCTAAAGCTGGTACAGTCGCAGATAACATTCTTCCTTCTACACCTTCAATCGCCTCCGCCATGAAGAAACCTGGAACTGCTGTTACTAAATCCTTTCCTGCATCTCCTATCACATCAACTGTCGTCGCCATTAGCGTCATCTCTGCTGCAGCCGTTCTGTTTTTTCTGACTTTGATGTACTGGCGCATTAGGTAAGGAAGATTATAGTTCTAAACATTACCTAGGAATAAAGCTCTCAATTTCAGTACATCTTGCATATCTAACTTAGAACTTATAGACAGCTTGTTGTTTAgcttaaaagttcatctgtgttggtagaactcattctgaaacaagttttaactgtgatatctgcataacgtgacgtaaTCCCAGCGGTGGATTGTGCACACCTTGATAAAGACTGGTGTCGTATAGTAGAAACTTTGGGtatgtccaatttttgtgttggaaattacagtaaaAACTTATTTGTTTTGTTCAGTTTTCCTACTGCTAGACTGGTGGGATAGGAAATGCAATATTACCATTCTACGTATGAATAGAATTAATTCCTGACgtcttttgtttttgcacataCTTTTAGGTTGCGGCGAGTGAAGGTTGCGGACCTGCCAGCCAACCCGCATGGCGACAAAGATGCTCCCGTGGTTGAGAAATTCCCCATGTCCGAGTCAACTCAGAAGCCGAAAAGTGACGTGTTCGTTTGTAAATAACTGCGTTCATCACTTAAACGTTCATCTTTGTTGATGGAAACACTTCTCTATCatactgcaatttccaacagaaGTATATTTGGACtgaaatttttgactgtacaactcCAGTCATTTTGAAGGAATGAGAAATCCACGtaacgttatgcagatagcacacgtgactcggtaAGCAGTGGATCAGACGTTGCAAAAGTCTTTGACTCTCCGTCTCTCTTAAGGGACGATCGTaaagccctgatgtagatgtttgtttaaaatttgggtaagtccaaataATTGTGTTTGAAATTTCAGGTttatcatatatgatatagaaaaaaattattgtttgTGTCTTAAGACAGTGATCGAGCGGTAAGTCAAGTACAGCCTGATGATTCCCTCTGATACCACAGAAATGGTTTTGAATGTGATGTTTGCATACACAGCTTGTAATGAAATATGCTTTGAAGTAAATTTGCATGTAGTAGTGATGAACATTGTAACATACATATTGTGAATCATACCCTTTATAGCATGGATTGAAGCGGATAAGATTGATTTATGTCGTAAGCACATTCCTTCCTATTAAGTAAGCTTATTTTTCATGGGACTATAATCTGAATGTATGTACCAAAGTCATCGTAGTCATCACGTATTTGAATTAAATAGATTTACATAGATTTACATCTACCACCAAATAATCAGTTATCTAATGAGATTTCACTTTGTCACCCCCACGGCACTTCTTACACATGAAACTGCAGCTGAGCCAAACCACTGTCGTTCCAGCCGAAAAGATGACAATAAGAAAACCAGCCACATCTAACAGGTAGTATTGATAGAGCGGTAGGTCCACGGCGCGGGAACGGAGATGAGGcagtccgccatgtttgatgacgtgttctatccACCATACGAGACGCTCCATGGGTGGTTGTGGCTGGTCACGGTACAGACGGGAGAGAACACCCGCCCTTTCAGCGTACCTAGGGCACGGACGAGAGAGGAGAGCAGTGTACTCCGTTGTGATCAAGAATTTTTCTTGTAGTCAATGATGATAATACATAAAGATGGACAATTTCTACGTCAttgcaaatgtatttttcagagGCTGAATTACAATCGAGACAGAATAGTATATGTTATACGAAAGGGCCACAAGATATGCCAAAACGCTTGAGATGTAATACAGTTGTTTACAAGTAGCCCCCTTTTGGTGTCCCCATGACGTCACACGAAAATGTTTTATGCACGGCTCACTCTTTATCCGTTACAACGTGCATAAAGATCTCCAGATGTCCCTGAGCTACGATTCACTGTCAGACACTGACATACAAATAGCCTCCATATTGGCGTCCCTGTGAAAACACTCTGTGGACAGCTCACCTTTTATCTGTTATAACCTGCATGATGGCCTGGTACAGCTCGTCTGTTGTTAGAGTGAAGTGGTTCAGACTCACTCCGACTCCTCTGGCCACCATTCTGGCGGCGTTCCCTGGCTGGTCCCAGGCTATCGGCAGACACACCATCGGCACCCCGTGGTACACGGCTTCATACACACTGTTGCGTCCAGAATGCGTGACGAAAGCGCGAGTCTTCGGATGGCCTAAGTGATAAAAACAAACGAAATATGTTCTAACATATTTCTAACAATATTTACTGGAGGTATGAGATGTTGATATACCTAGAAGATCtatgaaaaaataaacatttgatGCAacctataccactggattactaTATGTAATTGTAATCCAGTAGTATAGGTTGCATCAAATATTTATTCTTCACTTTCATGGATGACTAAATTTCACAAACGTAccagacaattcaaactctacaactggataaaaattccgAGATGTACTTTCGGacttttcgagtgacatccatcactcgagctcttcttcagcgtcacaaTAAGAagatttttatccagttgtagaattTGAATTGTAccctaaccttcataaacgtacctAGAAGATCATTTTGCGGCAGCCACTTCATGAGCCTGGTGTTGTTGCCGAGCCCGGGTGGACTCTCGCCGTCGTGCCGCCACACCACCCTCTGTCGGAGCCGAGAGAAGGCTGCCGCCAAGACTTCTGCGTGGCGCTTCGGCCACGCCGGGATAAGTGTGCCGAAGCTGACGACAACCACCCCGTTATTTCCGGAGCCCTCCACGAATGACTTTAGATCCTACAACGATATAACATAAAAGCTACGTTGAGGCCACATCAAGTTaattcatggatgacatcccttGCAGACTCTGCTACAGACTACAGCGAATAAATACAACAAAGAGATGGGGAGGGGCAGCCGCGCAGCAGCAAGATGTTTTACTTTCGAAATAAATAGAGTCGCAATGAACGTTGTAATATGAATTAAAGCGACAAGAAATGGCATGACATCCAGGAAGTTCAGAAAGTGATATAAGTGTGGTAGTATAGTATCATTACAACTACACTCAAAGCTACCACATTGGTGTCACTTCACTGAGATGAGGTCAACCTTTTGTGTCAACACAATAAGTAAGACCTTGAAGACGACACAGATCTGAGACGGATTAATTTCACAAGGCCACATCAAAAAGTCGACAACATCTACTCACTGATGGGCCCTATTAGAAGAGCAAATCGAACGTACAGATTAAAAACAGGTTGAGTGTATAACCATACCTCTGAAAGAGCAGTGGCATTTTTCACATGAAATCCGCCTACTTGCACGATGTTTGGCATGGATGGTTGGGGGGAGTCTAACAATGGATCTGCATTGTCCAGCCACAAATCGGTTTGCGACATGGCCCTGATAAGGGTGGCCTTTCCGTCACCAAGGTGCCTACGGGCAAGTTCGTCGTGTGTGCTAGCAGAAAGCCAGAGGAAAGCTGACGTTTGTAAGTGGGAAACAACGTTTTGTACTCTCTCTAGGAAGGTCATTGTGTCAACAAAGCTTGAATATGGCGATGGCACGTAGGAAATAGGACAGGGTACGCCTGTAGCTCTCGAGTCGTGGACCATGGGTACCAAATGGGCGACGTTTGGGATTTCTAGCATTGCTGCAAGTATGAATCCACATTGAAAAGCGCCGTCGGTAGCGATGGTATCATATCGTGCTGCCCTGAGGCGACCCAACAGGCTACTGTTTCCAACCAGCAGCTCACAGTGTTTCGCGGTCTGTCTGGCCCACGTATAGCGTAGCTTTAGCAGGGTAAGAAATGTGACTTGGCCATCATTCATAACCATCGACAATTCCTGGCTATCAATGGCCTGTAGTCGTGACAATGTTTCTCCGTCCTGAAATGTCTCAAATTCAAAATCGGGCCTTTCCATTCGCCGTCTTGCCACAATGCTCTCTGGAACAATTGCCGTGATAGCATGTCCCCTGCCCGCAAGGGCTTGTCCAACATACGCCAAGGAAAACCAGTGGCTGGAGATATCTGGCGAAGGCACAAACAAGACCTTCCCTCCATGGGTTCTCTGGTCAGCGAGGATACATACTAACATCGCAACAATACCGACGAAGGTACTCGAAAACGCCATTATTCTGTGGACGTACCTTGCAATTTAGTCCTCTACAGTCGACGTAGATCACAAATTTTTATGCCCAGTTTACCTCGGACTTGACTTGGGCCCGTCCAGTCTGGGTCGTGTCGCTAGCGCACCTCAACTTAGAAATCTCGGTCCTGTGTTAAGCCCGGATAGGCGAACATGACTCCCCGAAACACCAGCAGACCCAGATCGGCGGTAGtttgggagcagtctgaccagtttttaggccacgcctatcttttgCGTGAACATGAcccgaatgttttgaaactttCAAAACAGTCGGCttgcgcagccgaacaccagccgaccgaCCCGAACACAAGCCGATCAAGGCGAACGCCAGTCGATCATAGCCGACCTAGATCCACTCCTAACCTTGATCGGGAAGCCATATCCGGCTaagtgtaaccggggctttatgGTCAACGTTTTCACTAGCCTCTTGTCTGCCCTAGATacaaaaaaattctgaaatgctGGCGAAACAGCCCCCTTCACCTGTCAAGAATGTGGTTCATAGTGCATAGGTTACAGCTGTTACGCAATCCCTGACGACACCCTGGGACGGTCCTAGCTAGGCACGTCATACAATGGCTTGCGGTAAGGTAACGTCATTTCGGCAACAAACCTGAGTTTGTCGAATTTCCACCTCCAAGACAAATTTAAGCTTTTGaaatgttatgcaaatgacttacacgtttacataatctatgcatggtgatgCTGACCTTTAAATATACTTGTCACAAGTACAAAATTCCCCTCATTTATCACTATGAGGTTGTGGCAATGGTCCAGGCCAGTGAGGGGTATTCCCCACCGTACTCAGAAAAGTGAATGACGTACCCCCTTGATTTGTTCACCCTGCCATGATCAGGTGTCAGTGATACGTTGCACTGTTTAACCTGAAACACAACACCACTACTGCAAACAAAGGCACTTCACAGGAGGTCACAGTTCAACTGTCGTTGCGCAACTCTGAAAGAGATGTGACCCGACGCACGTAAAACAATAGCTTGCGGTTACACTACTTCTACAACAACAGTTGTCTTATATTTTTTCGtttactttttttcttgtttcttcacaaaatcaagattttGCAAGCACTATTTGTATATCGAACAGCTGAAGGGTAAAATCTTATGGGTTCTTAAATAATAATCTATGGCTACACCACCACACACAAAAAGGAAATGCGTTAAGGAACCCTTACAAGATGTGgcaagtatgatataaaactgGAGATACAATAaaatggattccaggctactctcaACAAAGAGACGATGAAGAGTGGTCTGGAGCAAAGTTGTGGGAagccctgaatgtgtgacaggagtTTTAAACTACTTTATCTAAACAATGTGGAGCATGCAGTAATACAAAAAGAGTCTTGTAAGCTCAGATGACACGACAAAAGACTTTGGAAACTCTTTAGTATACACACAAAATACTGTACACTTTATATTCGGGCTTACATCCTAGCCCCTGTCCGAAGAAAATGATAGCAAAGGCAGCAAGCAACAAATTTAAGCTACATGTGTAAAGCGTAGAGGAGGGAACAATTTCATTATGTCAACAAAGGTTTGCACATGCCAGTTTGAACACAATTAGAGGATATTTGTTACACTTTGTGTTGTTATTTTGGCCTCTTTCATTGTTATACGATCACCACGTTGGCAACTTAAAACGTCTTGTGTTTTTGTCATCTGCGCTTgtagtttgatttttttctttcgtgCAGGGACTTTGCCCTGGTCGGCTGCTCACCGTGCCCTGTGGCCTGCCAGTGTACATCGTGCATGTCTTGCAAGGTCCGTTgagtcacagaaatgtacatttctatTCACCGTAGACATGTCGGCCATTACAACAGCCAGAACATGACATAGACGATGCATTTgtcggctgttttctttttggtaACAATACTATCGTCGTCAACGTCTCAGACAGCGTTACATGGGTAAGTGCAAGGATTCTATGTCAATTTTTGTAATCTACTTCATATTCTTCGGTAGTACTAGAGTTACATTTTTGTGAGCATATTCCCAGTCTTGTGTAGTCTTCGGTAAAAAGTGAAACTGTATAAAAGCCGTGTATTACTGTTCTCTAGCTCCCATTAGGTAGTATGCGGTCTCTTCGGAACTTCAAGCGTGTGGTCAGTGAAAATGTTAGTCTAGTTTCAGTAAAAAAGGCCTCCCAAGTTAGTAAATTACATAAATTACACAATTCGACTCAGCACTATAGTTTAATTTTCTATTATGTTGGTGTAGTTTTACAACGTTTCAGTGGAAATGTGCCTTCCAAACATTTAAGTGTCGGGAATTCGGCTGAAATATTGACTTAAGGAATGATACGTACTTTATTGATAGATTAAGCACTAAACTGTGGTTTCCTGTCCGTTCAAGCCCACCTGGCAGCGTATGCGGCTCTCAGTGTTGCCCCGGGTGGGACCGAGTTGGCGACACCTGTAGGGGTGAGTGTGACGACAGACTGTCGCGCGGCGTTCTGTTTATATATAGATAGTCCTGTTTATAGTACTGGATGAAGACTGGCTTAAACTTCACCCAAACTTGTGCAAATTCTTTTTATCCCCTTGACTGTTAAGGTCCGCGTACAAAATGAGCATTTAGTTATAAGGCAAGCACATGGGCATGCTACAAGCATGCTGAACGCATACGTGTAGGAAGacattgttttcaatttttgcctCCCTTTAGGATCGCCTTCCTATAAGATCATTACATTTAACTTATAATTTGTGTTGTCCCTTATTTCAGCCAATTGCTACAACCCATGTATACACGGCACATGTGTATACACCAACGTCTGTGAGTGTGAGCCTGGCTGGGCAGGAGGAGATTGTAGTCAGGGTAAGATGTCTCTTAACGATGCTTAGATGCTTTCAAACAAGGAAAGAAATTTGCAGGACAGATTTTTTGCGGCTTCCTACAGTAGTCACTTTGTTAAGAGGAAGACTTCCTCTTTAAATGAAAAGTTTCGATCAAGGAATACGGATCCTCTTTAAGAACAAAAAACTAATAATGGTTATTGTCTTCCTGAAACTTGAGCTGTACTTTGTCACCGAATCCCACCCTCAATTCATTCATAGACAGTACCATGTGTGGTAAGAAATACATTGCAGATAACAAAGGATAATACCTAGACATCGATCAAAGAAATGCCTACGAAATATtttaacataaagttacagaacTCTATCATAGAGTCCTGTCCTGTACTACTACCCAAGATAGCCTGGcagacaaaaaacaaagatacacaaaACGTATGTGCCCCTTTTTTCCCTCGGTGATGACAACAAGCCATTCAAAGTGAATACACAGCTACTGATGAAATTGTATAAAAAGTAGAAATGTTTAGAATAAGACGTTTGTTATAAATTCTGGCCTGAAGGCTAATAGCAAGTTACCAGACAAGCTAAAACAATGAAGTAAGAACAAATCAAtataaaatgatgatgatataaaaTATGACTAATATCCAAATCCTAACTCCAAATATTACCTGATCTTAAATCTCGACACTTTCCTCAGACATTGACGAATGTCTTTACGAGTATGACGACTGTGACTATAACTGTGAGAACAGCGAGGGCTCCTACTCTTGCTCCTGTGACGACGGCTTCCAGCTCATAGGTTCTACCGACTGCGTCCCCTCTACCACTGCCAACATCGGCAGTACAACGGCGAAGAGCACAGAGATTGCTTCACAAGATGTCACTGTCACACCATCAACGCTAGACACGACAACAGCACAACCAGCACAGAAAACCACCTGGACCACGGATAACAGTTTACATACAAGCTTCACAGTCACAGCCACAACACCAACCTCATCCCGCTGCTACCACCCATGTGTACACGGCACCTGTGTGGACACGAACATCTGCCAGTGTGAGCCTGGCTGGGAAGGAGAAGACTGTAGTCAAGGTAAGATGGTTCTTCAGTAACAACCCTCCTGTAGATTTCTTATCTTTTTGTATAAATTAATCATGTATCAA encodes the following:
- the LOC136430452 gene encoding UDP-glucuronosyltransferase 1A5-like produces the protein MAFSSTFVGIVAMLVCILADQRTHGGKVLFVPSPDISSHWFSLAYVGQALAGRGHAITAIVPESIVARRRMERPDFEFETFQDGETLSRLQAIDSQELSMVMNDGQVTFLTLLKLRYTWARQTAKHCELLVGNSSLLGRLRAARYDTIATDGAFQCGFILAAMLEIPNVAHLVPMVHDSRATGVPCPISYVPSPYSSFVDTMTFLERVQNVVSHLQTSAFLWLSASTHDELARRHLGDGKATLIRAMSQTDLWLDNADPLLDSPQPSMPNIVQVGGFHVKNATALSEDLKSFVEGSGNNGVVVVSFGTLIPAWPKRHAEVLAAAFSRLRQRVVWRHDGESPPGLGNNTRLMKWLPQNDLLGHPKTRAFVTHSGRNSVYEAVYHGVPMVCLPIAWDQPGNAARMVARGVGVSLNHFTLTTDELYQAIMQVITDKRYAERAGVLSRLYRDQPQPPMERLVWWIEHVIKHGGLPHLRSRAVDLPLYQYYLLDVAGFLIVIFSAGTTVVWLSCSFMCKKCRGGDKVKSH